One Pseudomonas syringae CC1557 genomic window, TTGATCTCCAGACAAGTGCCGCCACGTTACTCAGACTGGAGATGCATCACAAGGGTTGGAATGTTATCGCGCGGGCAGTGGCTTCGACTATCGTGCAGGTCTGACTCTGACAGTAGGAGCGAACTTGTTCGCGAAAGGGCCGTCGTGTTCGACGAAAATGCATCGTCTAAACGACCGCCTTCGCGAACAAGCGAAGCGTCGCCCGGTTCGCTCTTACAAAACCCTTCTCGGCCTCTCGGGACGTGGTGTGCGCTTAACCGCCCAGATACGCATCCCGTACTTTCGGATCGACCAGCAGTTCTTCGCCAGTGCCTTGCATAACCACGCGGCCGTTCTCCAGCACGTAGGCGCGGTCCGCGACTTTCAGGGCCTGGTTGGCGTTTTGCTCGACCAGGAACACTGTTACGCCGTCGCGGCGCAGTTGTTCGACAATCTCGAAAATCTGCTGAATGATGATCGGTGCCAAGCCCAGCGAGGGCTCGTCGAGCAACAGCAGCTTGGGTTTGCTCATCAATGCGCGGCCGATGGCGAGCATCTGCTGTTCACCACCGGACATGGTGCCGCCGCGTTGATTGAAGCGTTCCTTGAGGCGTGGGAACAGGTGCAGGACCTTGTCCATCTGCTCTTGATAGTCAGCCTTTTCCGTGAAAAAGCCGCCCATTGCCAGGTTTTCTTCGACCGTCAGACGCGCAAACACACGACGGCCTTCCGGCACTACGGCAATGCTCTTGCGCATGATGATCGATGATTCCTGACCGACCAGCTCTTCGCCCATATAACGGATGCTGCCACTGTGGGCGCGGGGTGAGCCGCACAGGGTCATCAGCAGGGTGGACTTGCCGGCGCCGTTGGCACCGATCAGGGTCACGATCTCGCCCTGACGCACTTCCACGTTGACGCTGTGCAGCGCCTGGATCTTGCCGTAGAAGGTGGAAACGTTTTCGAATTGCAGCATTTACGCTTCCCCCAGGTAGGCTTTGATCACGTCAGGATTGTCGCGAATCTGTTCCGGTGTTCCGTCCGCCAGCGGTGTGCCCTGATTGATCACGACGATGTGGTCGGAAATGCTCATCACCAGTTTCATGTCGTGCTCGATCAACAGCACGGTGGCGTCGTGATCGTTGCGCAGCACGCCGATCAGCGCTTTCAGATCGTCGGTCTCTCTGGGGTTCAGTCCGGCAGCCGGTTCGTCGAGCATCAGGATGCGCGGGCGGGTCATCATGCAGCGGGCGATCTCCAGCCGGCGTTGCTGACCGTAGGCCAGTGTGCCGGCAGGACGGTTGGCGAATTCCCGCAGGTTGACCGCTTCCAGCCAGTACTCGGCGTACTCCATGGCTTCGCGTTCACTGCGGCGGAAGGCCGGGGTCTTGAATAGACCGGACAAAAAATTGGTATTCAAATGCCGATGCTGGGCAACCAGCAGGTTTTCCACGGCAGTCATTTCCTTGAACAGGCGCACGTTCTGGAAGGTGCGTACCACGCCCTTGCGAGCGATCTGGTGACCGGCGAGGCCCTGAATCGGCTCACCGTCCAGCAGAATGGTGCCGGCGCTGGGCCGGTAGAAACCGGTCAGGCAGTTGAAGACCGTGGTCTTGCCTGCGCCGTTGGGGCCGATCATCGACACGACCTGCCCTTTATTCACGGTCAGGGCAACGCCGTTGACCGCCAGCAGACCGCCGAAACGCATGCTCAAGCCGGTGGCTTGCAGTAATGGGCGGCTCATTTTGGCAGCTCCGCTTTCAATTTCATTTCAGGGCGTTGCATCGGCAGGAAGCCCTGTGGACGCCAGATCATCATCAGCACCATCAGCGCGCCGAACATCAGCATGCGGTAGTCGCTGAACTCACGCATCAGCTCAGGCAGCAGGATCATCACGATAGCTGCCAGAATCACGCCCAGTTGCGAGCCCATACCGCCCAGCACGACGATGGCCAGAATGATTGCCGACTCGATGAAAGTGAACGATTCCGGGGTAATCAGACCCTGGCGCGCGGCAAAGAAACTGCCTGCGAAACCTGCGAAGGCTGCGCCAAGGGTGAAAGCCGAGAGCTTGATCACGGTAGGGTTCAGGCCCAGTGCGCGGCAGGCGATTTCGTCTTCGCGCAATGCTTCCCAGGCCCGGCCGATGGGCATGCGCAGCAGGCGATTGATAACGAACAGTGCGGCCAGCGCGAGTAGCAGGGCGATCAGGTAGAGGAAGATAACCTTGTTGATCGAGTTGTACGGCAGGCCGAAGTATTCGTGAAAGGTCTGCATGCCTTCGGCAGCCTTGCGCTCGAAGGTCAGGCCGAAAAAGGTCGGCTTTTCGATATTGCTGATGCCGTTGGGCCCGCCGGTGATGTCGGTCAGGTTACGCAGGAAGATACGGATGATCTCGCCGAACCCCAGCGTCACGATTGCCAGATAGTCGCCGCGCAGACGAAGCACCGGAAAGCCCAGCAGGAACCCGAACAGCGCCGCCATCAACCCCGCAATCGGCAGGCAGATCCAGAAGCCAAACCCGTAGTAATGCGACAGCAGGGCATAGCTGTAAGCACCGACCGCGTAAAAGCCCACGTAGCCAAGGTCGAGCAGGCCCGCCAGCCCGACCACAATGTTCAGGCCGAGGCCGAGCATCACGTAGATCAGGATCAGCGTCGCAATGTCCACCGCGCCGCGCGAACCGAAGAATGGCCAGATGAATGCCAGCACGATCAGCGCTGCAAGGCCCCAGCGCTGGGTTTTTGGCTGGCTCAGGAAGTCGCTGGTCTTTTGCGGGATCAGTGGTTTTTCGGAGCCGCGACGCATGCCGCTGATCTGCTCGGCGAACAGCACGCGCAGGAACAGCAGGACTGAACAC contains:
- a CDS encoding high-affinity branched-chain amino acid ABC transporter permease LivM, which produces MSKSFKQALFSAALVWAVAYPVFGLKLAFSGVTLQVQNASPLTLTIIAVCSVLLFLRVLFAEQISGMRRGSEKPLIPQKTSDFLSQPKTQRWGLAALIVLAFIWPFFGSRGAVDIATLILIYVMLGLGLNIVVGLAGLLDLGYVGFYAVGAYSYALLSHYYGFGFWICLPIAGLMAALFGFLLGFPVLRLRGDYLAIVTLGFGEIIRIFLRNLTDITGGPNGISNIEKPTFFGLTFERKAAEGMQTFHEYFGLPYNSINKVIFLYLIALLLALAALFVINRLLRMPIGRAWEALREDEIACRALGLNPTVIKLSAFTLGAAFAGFAGSFFAARQGLITPESFTFIESAIILAIVVLGGMGSQLGVILAAIVMILLPELMREFSDYRMLMFGALMVLMMIWRPQGFLPMQRPEMKLKAELPK
- the livG gene encoding high-affinity branched-chain amino acid ABC transporter ATP-binding protein LivG — translated: MSRPLLQATGLSMRFGGLLAVNGVALTVNKGQVVSMIGPNGAGKTTVFNCLTGFYRPSAGTILLDGEPIQGLAGHQIARKGVVRTFQNVRLFKEMTAVENLLVAQHRHLNTNFLSGLFKTPAFRRSEREAMEYAEYWLEAVNLREFANRPAGTLAYGQQRRLEIARCMMTRPRILMLDEPAAGLNPRETDDLKALIGVLRNDHDATVLLIEHDMKLVMSISDHIVVINQGTPLADGTPEQIRDNPDVIKAYLGEA
- a CDS encoding ABC transporter ATP-binding protein; translated protein: MLQFENVSTFYGKIQALHSVNVEVRQGEIVTLIGANGAGKSTLLMTLCGSPRAHSGSIRYMGEELVGQESSIIMRKSIAVVPEGRRVFARLTVEENLAMGGFFTEKADYQEQMDKVLHLFPRLKERFNQRGGTMSGGEQQMLAIGRALMSKPKLLLLDEPSLGLAPIIIQQIFEIVEQLRRDGVTVFLVEQNANQALKVADRAYVLENGRVVMQGTGEELLVDPKVRDAYLGG